From Onychostoma macrolepis isolate SWU-2019 chromosome 19, ASM1243209v1, whole genome shotgun sequence, a single genomic window includes:
- the hivep1 gene encoding zinc finger protein 40 isoform X1 produces the protein MQRDSLQSWIQSEGVRERVISFQNVCKTDKIEEAQKELKDPKVAHKDINESTGRNSESIKGLKRKKVVAQNQLKKIPKSPVKKQSQTKKSISPSISSSSKEATPSSSFSNSPSHGLPEPQDTEDAPQDASGSRSVKVEHKELLTSEPQALSHKSAAEEPCAAGPVQAESWCGNGSNKNASPSHTSAPLEVLLKAMEPDFNTLTERKNSSPIGHLGKSVSIPVTYSDYAMTMPAVNFSVQSQPSFVPPFNAAKQFYSSVASTGQHTTQHYVNMSGNRQQDKPGFHKSYSVGPSLTLTHAPVPSGSGGFPQSQPPVVQTCQSLSATVPNSIQVPVTPGFNPVQMTTVVNFGASQVSDISAKDQKPKKQGKYVCEYCKRACAKPSVLLKHIRSHTGERPYPCVTCGFSFKTKSNLYKHKKSHAHAIKLGLVKDSGSGSLSQELDKGLATHSDVEESGDSDEEGSAADLDPDSSQSSLTAFSESSLQSAGMVPGSQGESEPSLVFEALKPLISQKGCEPKVTAALPKVVVHPVNVSPLRADSPRVTDLAPEHATAQRQRDFQTANIRSNVMVLSSLKEVDCTSPLQDSVSEDEDQHCKSPLGGSHAQLQRQQATDYSQQPQGKCLLSPRSLGSTDSGYFSRSESADQAMSPPSPFVKITPPAETDITKAPQIPPSPVVATVMHVAPVEKPRIPSGQMRPPLETKALSLEERISKLISDNEAVVDDKQLDSVKPRRTSLSRRGSIDSPKSYIFKDSFQFDLKPPVRRSSSNSDIPKSPFTPTDKSKPVFLLSVPPQYPSMDCLPITRSNSMPTTPGQSALFPNVTPQPHPLRICHSFDDKISSLNDDVFSSAPSTPNPAVHPRTLVRQIAVEDLSTNDGHVLISVHSMDESHHGPSITHELRSKSFEHATERNRKPQQNKGTMYECETCRNRYRKLENFENHKKFYCSELHGPKNKPTHAREIETEVFGRGIQQPLLNRNAVITGIVEQPLMVRKRRKIKSVGDDDDQSPTETTPPCSRSFDSCQTSTGSIGRPYSQHTQSLSNTAVLGQIQIIGRAAESQESRLSPIREAQISTPNKERGDLQRQGSGTSVIRHTNSLSRPNSFETSESIDRSSPVDPVEKEVKSSVKGHKEAAVNLSSQSYHDRMSTPKCASQGIEPHGKQTFAIASDGTPVQQSRLVRQNNIQVPEILVTEEPDRDHETPVVESTEKPAETFNWPQRSESLSKLPTEKLPPKKKRIRLAQMEHSSGESSFESSLSRSLSRDSSLSRCSSISASFDRDDPPRSDSPSRADSVGKPPEAQGIPVANNTLGVPGMMRRATSEQISCTQSSLEISCDYRSKSFDCSSMSPSRPLSPMQTALPKMTHCPPTTQVPLIERRRGPLVRQMSLKIAPEPQLPLKQTPPIQRVPFTNECSGSQPRSVNMNTSTLVQSVSLHSGEAPVPKNEQVVQSINLGSQTQQPQVHGLPHPWHQTSRVVACHVQPLVQMVAGQTDVQKSSDEKNKKSFVPKYQMNCPVLKAGQTYSLAGVQGTQITLPVITIPIANEIKVSQSNDGMQNVYVAQPGYQAVINKTPIVLPAGPQVDTASHIAPVSTPVPQILITHEHTLAPASVVSKVNFPTVHVANSDSKTGPEIQAHRQPGSVAIQMKNNMKFTEHNQTTEQSILSLGSLHCTQKLASANLCPQESTASSKRMLSPANSLDIAMEKTQKRAKDEHGAACLTDGRSLNYLNSKMSEITRQRKLMLVRQVCTTEPVDSPIETDAPEQLPETSEADKNTQTPVSQTTTEVSEQEMESRTPTTTPATCSSPRVQSYTMPENSTLKPQEKPEEQRWSPSKSPLRPPTFQGQVKLASSVSVVNTRDSHRLSFPSLKTATTFTWCFLMKRKPLHIQQADQRISAYSAWVVNPNNPNPLGLPTKVVMSLFDSKQTSKKIHYTQAKTTTLKSDILTYSGKLKDILPKVLIQQRSVPTENSGKTKPETQPINQTESDRDSSKSEPQRVKIFDGGYKSNEEYVYVRGRGRGKYICEECGIRCKKPSMLRKHIRTHSDIRPFHCTHCNFSFKTKGNLTKHMKSKAHSKKCMEMGVAVGIIEDQDTEDSGDRGRAGSADRQDSDGDDSDGPDDEDNDGEEEDEEDSQAESGLSATPSVSASPQHFPANQADMAPSSLLAKMSISPTRSLAPQTQPTQASDSQTSDTESVAMTSPVLLVRQMSISASCSSPGPYPTSFTSHPTPASESHTSDTDSVHMMSPVSPCRQMSIDYPDFDVPPSPPVPGKGGKLGQEGVSSTISQPANECNANVDRGTQTSSDPLQGPLHFPNADLIREPRVEATTHLFSHLPLHSQQPPRSPYSMVPVGGIQLVPAGLAAYSTFVPIQAGPVQLTIPALSVIHRQTGSPLPAPNTSPRPEGSPTQPLVVQEPVSSVLPCFPLGQVAGLQTLGAPQTALQPVGLETLSVVGLANSTQLVPQQSLPLNATLGVQVLAASPAPQCSTASPAQIPGLQILNIALPALIPSLSPLSALSPLPAALDKPRSPEGVASVPPPAQVAESPPAPTSSASPPTANPGDVPTNAKPSTEPKQVSQNSPSAGSKDTGGAEKTTAMMDKPKTPPHPLSPSSPSSSNERGCEVAHKARAGGASEVKLQRPVSRQPVTDDYNEASSDDEDRLVIAT, from the exons ATAAAATAGAGGAGGCACAGAAGGAGCTCAAAGACCCCAAAGTTGCACACAAAG ACATAAATGAAAGTACTGGCAGAAACTCTGAAAGCATCAAAGGACTGAAGAGGAAAAAAGTTGTGGCACAAAACCAGCTAAAGAAAATACCCAAATCTCCTGTCAAAAAGCAATCACAGACCAAGAAATCCATTTCTCCAAGCATTTCTTCTTCATCCAAGGAAGCCACACCCTCCTCTTCTTTTTCAAACAGTCCATCGCATGGATTGCCTGAACCTCAAGATACTGAAGATGCACCACAGGATGCATCTGGATCTAGATCAGTAAAAGTGGAGCACAAGGAGTTATTAACCTCAGAGCCACAGGCTCTCAGTCACAAAAGTGCTGCAGAGGAACCTTGTGCTGCAGGGCCTGTGCAGGCAGAAAGCTGGTGTGGCAACGGCAGCAACAAAAACGCATCTCCTTCTCACACAAGTGCTCCCCTTGAGGTACTGCTCAAGGCTATGGAGCCAGATTTCAATACACTGACAGAAAGGAAGAACAGCAGTCCAATAGGGCATCTTGGAAAATCCGTTTCCATTCCTGTCACTTATTCAGACTATGCTATGACTATGCCTGCTGTAAATTTCAGTGTCCAGTCACAACCTTCATTTGTGCCACCATTCAACGCAGCCAAACAGTTCTACAGCAGTGTGGCATCTACAGGGCAACACACAACACAGCATTATGTGAACATGTCAGGAAATCGTCAGCAGGACAAACCAGGATTCCATAAAAGCTATAGTGTGGGTCCTTCACTTACCTTGACACACGCACCTGTTCCATCTGGATCAGGTGGCTTCCCTCAGAGCCAGCCCCCTGTTGTTCAAACGTGCCAGTCTTTGTCAGCCACAGTACCAAACTCAATTCAAGTCCCTGTCACACCAGGTTTCAACCCTGTTCAGATGACAACTGTGGTCAACTTTGGTGCAAGCCAAGTATCTGATATCTCCGCAAAAGATCAAAAACCAAAAAAGCAAGGGAAGTATGTCTGTGAATACTGTAAAAGAGCTTGTGCCAAGCCAAGTGTGCTTCTAAAACACATACGGTCCCACACAGGAGAGAGACCTTACCCATGTGTGACATGTGGTTTTTCATTTAAGACAAAGAGCAACTTATACAAGCATAAGAAGTCTCATGCGCATGCTATCAAACTGGGTCTGGTAAAAGACTCCGGAAGTGGATCGCTCTCTCAAGAGTTGGACAAAGGCCTAGCCACACATTCTGATGTGGAGGAAAGCGGGGACAGTGATGAGGAAGGTAGTGCAGCGGACTTAGACCCGGATTCTTCACAAAGCAGCCTGACGGCATTTTCTGAGAGCAGTCTGCAGAGTGCAGGCATGGTACCAGGAAGCCAAGGAGAATCAGAGCCTTCGCTGGTGTTTGAAGCTCTGAAACCACTGATTTCTCAGAAAGGATGTGAGCCAAAGGTCACTGCTGCTCTCCCTAAAGTGGTTGTCCACCCTGTAAATGTTTCGCCTTTGCGTGCAGACAGCCCAAGAGTTACAGATTTGGCACCTGAACATGCCACAGCCCAGAGGCAAAGGGATTTCCAGACAGCAAACATACGGTCCAATGTAATGGTTCTGTCCTCACTGAAAGAAGTGGATTGCACAAGTCCTCTACAAGATTCAGTTAGTGAAGATGAAGATCAGCATTGTAAATCACCACTAGGAGGCAGCCATGCCCAGCTACAAAGGCAACAAGCAACTGATTACTCACAACAACCACAAGGCAAGTGTCTGCTTAGTCCTCGGAGTCTTGGAAGCACCGACTCTGGCTACTTTTCACGTTCTGAGAGTGCAGATCAAGCTATGAGTCCCCCAAGTCCTTTTGTTAAGATAACTCCACCAGCAGAAACTGACATTACAAAAGCCCCACAAATTCCCCCTTCCCCAGTTGTGGCAACTGTCATGCATGTAGCACCTGTTGAGAAGCCTCGAATTCCTTCAGGACAAATGCGTCCTCCATTAGAAACCAAAGCATTATCTCTTGAGGAGCGTATCTCAAAGCTGATCTCAGACAATGAGGCTGTTGTGGATGACAAACAACTTGACAGTGTCAAACCCAGGAGGACTTCCCTTTCCCGAAGGGGTAGCATTGACTCCCCAAAATCCTACATATTTAAAGACTCTTTTCAATTTGATCTAAAACCACCAGTAAGAAGATCTAGTTCCAACTCGGACATACCAAAATCTCCATTCACTCCGACAGACAAATCCAAGCCAGTATTTCTTCTTTCTGTACCACCTCAGTATCCATCTATGGACTGTTTACCAATTACAAGAAGTAATTCGATGCCTACAACACCTGGTCAGTCAGCTCTCTTCCCCAATGTAACACCTCAGCCTCACCCACTAAGGATCTGTCATTCATTTGATGACAAGATTAGTTCACTAAATGATGATGTGTTCTCTTCAGCTCCCTCTACTCCCAATCCTGCTGTACATCCTCGTACATTAGTGAGACAGATAGCAGTTGAGGATTTATCCACAAATGATGGTCATGTTCTTATCTCTGTTCATTCCATGGATGAGAGCCATCATGGACCAAGTATTACACATGAACTGCGAAGTAAGTCTTTTGAGCATGCAACAGAAAGAAACCGAAAACCCCAGCAAAACAAAGGGACAATGTATGAATGTGAGACTTGTCGTAACCGTTACAGAAAACTGgaaaattttgaaaatcacAAGAAGTTTTATTGTTCTGAACTGCATGGTCCAAAAAACAAGCCTACGCATGCCAGAGAGATTGAGACAGAAGTTTTCGGACGTGGAATTCAGCAGCCCCTTTTAAACAGAAATGCTGTAATTACCGGCATTGTAGAGCAACCACTCATGGTaagaaaaagaaggaaaatTAAAAGTGTTGGAGATGATGACGACCAGTCTCCAACTGAGACCACTCCTCCATGTTCAAGAAGTTTTGACTCCTGCCAGACTTCTACAGGTTCGATAGGGCGACCTTATTCTCAACATACCCAGTCCTTAAGTAACACTGCTGTTTTAGGACAAATACAGATCATTGGCAGAGCTGCAGAATCACAGGAGTCAAGACTATCTCCAATAAGAGAGGCTCAGATCAGCACACCAAATAAAGAAAGAGGAGACCTCCAGAGACAAGGAAGTGGAACTTCAGTCATTCGACATACCAACTCCCTCAGCCGACCAAATTCTTTTGAAACATCTGAGTCCATTGACAGGTCATCTCCAGTTGATCCTGTGGAAAAGGAAGTAAAGAGCTCTGTAAAAGGTCATAAAGAGGCTGCAGTGAATTTATCTTCACAAAGTTACCATGACAGAATGTCTACACCCAAATGTGCCAGCCAAGGAATTGAACCTCATGGTAAGCAAACCTTTGCCATTGCTAGTGATGGCACACCTGTACAGCAATCACGGCTTGTGCGGCAGAACAACATTCAGGTCCCTGAAATCTTAGTAACAGAGGAACCAGACAGAGATCATGAAACTCCAGTTGTAGAATCAACAGAGAAACCTGCAGAAACATTCAACTGGCCTCAGAGGAGTGAGAGCTTGTCTAAACTGCCAACAGAAAAACTCCCCCCAAAGAAAAAGCGCATAAGACTTGCTCAAATGGAACACTCTTCTGGTGAATCTAGCTTTGAGTCAAGTCTCTCTCGTAGCCTCAGTAGAGATAGTAGCTTGTCAAGGTGCTCTAGTATTTCAGCCTCTTTTGACAGAGATGATCCACCAAGATCTGACAGCCCATCAAGGGCTGATAGTGTTGGGAAGCCACCAGAAGCTCAAGGGATCCCTGTAGCAAACAACACTCTTGGAGTGCCAGGCATGATGAGACGTGCTACCTCAGAACAAATCAGCTGCACTCAGTCATCATTGGAAATTTCTTGTGACTACCGTAGCAAATCCTTTGATTGCAGCAGCATGTCACCCAGCAGGCCTTTGTCACCAATGCAGACTGCCCTGCCAAAAATGACACATTGTCCTCCAACTACCCAGGTGCCTCTCATTGAAAGAAGAAGGGGTCCTCTGGTACGTCAGATGTCCTTAAAGATTGCACCAGAACCTCAATTGCCATTGAAACAGACTCCCCCCATCCAAAGAGTCCCCTTCACTAATGAATGCTCTGGGTCCCAACCTAGATCAGTAAATATGAACACATCTACACTTGTTCAGTCTGTTTCTCTACATTCTGGAGAGGCCCCAGTACCGAAAAATGAGCAAGTGGTTCAAAGCATCAACCTTGGAAGCCAAACCCAACAACCCCAAGTTCATGGTCTTCCACATCCATGGCATCAGACCTCAAGGGTTGTGGCATGCCATGTGCAACCTCTGGTCCAAATGGTGGCTGGTCAGACAGATGTTCAGAAGAGCtctgatgaaaaaaataagaagagcTTTGTACCTAAATACCAAATGAATTGCCCTGTACTAAAAGCAGGCCAGACATATTCTTTAGCAGGTGTACAAGGCACACAGATCACTTTGCCAGTGATAACTATACCAATTGCTAATGAAATTAAAGTCTCTCAGTCAAATGATGGAATGCAAAATGTCTATGTAGCACAACCAGGTTATCAGGCTGTAATCAATAAGACCCCAATTGTACTGCCTGCTGGTCCGCAAGTTGATACAGCGTCTCATATAGCACCAGTATCTACACCTGTACCACAGATTCTAATCACCCATGAGCACACCCTAGCACCTGCTTCTGTGGTTTCTAAGGTTAACTTCCCTACGGTACATGTTGCGAACAGTGATTCAAAGACTGGACCAGAAATTCAAGCTCACAGGCAACCTGGGTCTGTTGCtatacagatgaaaaataatatgaaatttaCTGAACATAACCAAACCACTGAGCAAAGCATTCTGTCCCTCGGTTCACTGCATTGTACACAAAAACTGGCATCTGCAAATTTATGCCCCCAAGAGTCTACTGCCTCAAGCAAGCGTATGCTCTCTCCTGCCAACAGCCTGGACATTGCTATGGAAAAAACACAGAAACGGGCTAAAGATGAGCACGGAGCTGCATGTCTCACTGATGGTAGATCTCTAAACTACTTGAACTCAAAGATGTCTGAAATTACCAGGCAGAGGAAGTTAATGCTGGTTAGACAGGTCTGCACCACAGAGCCAGTGGATAGCCCAATTGAGACTGATGCCCCAGAACAATTGCCAGAGACTTCAGAAGCTGACAAGAACACCCAGACACCAGTATCTCAGACAACAACTGAGGTCAGTGAACAGGAAATGGAGAGCAGAACACCTACCACAACACCTGCTACATGTTCTTCACCCAGAGTTCAAAGCTATACCATGCCAGAAAATTCCACTCTGAAGCCACAAGAAAAACCTGAGGAGCAGCGTTGGTCTCCATCCAAATCTCCTCTGAGGCCTCCAACATTTCAGGGACAAGTGAAATTAGCTTCTTCTGTGTCTGTTGTCAACACCAGAGACAGTCATCGCTTGTCTTTCCCTAGTCTGAAAACAGCTACAACCTTCACCTGGTGTTTTCTCATGAAAAGGAAACCCCTCCACATTCAACAGGCAGACCAGAGGATATCTGCCTACTCTGCATGGGTAGTAAACCCCAACAATCCCAATCCATTGGGGCTTCCCACAAAAGTGGTCATGTCCTTGTTTGACTCCAAACAGACATCCAAGAAAATACACTACACCCaagcaaaaacaacaactttgaaATCTGACATCTTGACCTACTCTGGGAAGCTGAAGGACATCTTGCCAAAA GTTTTGATTCAGCAAAGATCTGTGCCAACCGAGAATAGTGGAAAAACAAAACCAGAGACTCAACCAATTAATCAGACAGAGTCAGACAGAGATTCTTCCAAATCTGAACCCCAACGAGTGAAGATCTTTGATGGAGG TTACAAGTCGAATGAGGAGTATGTGTACGTAAGAGGGCGTGGAAGAGGAAAATACATATGTGAGGAATGTGGAATCCGCTGCAAGAAACCTAGTATGCTGCGGAAACACATCCGTACTCATTCGGACATCCGTCCATTTCACTGCACGCACTGCAACTTCTCTTTCAAGACCAAAG GGAACCTAACCAAGCACATGAAGTCCAAAGCCCACAGCAAGAAGTGCATGGAAATGGGAGTTGCTGTGGGTATTATTGAGGACCAGGACACAGAAGACTCAG GTGATCGAGGAAGAGCAGGAAGTGCTGACAGACAGGACTCAGATGGTGATGACTCTGATGGCCCAGACGACGAAGATAACGACGGGGAAGAAGAAGACGAGGAGGACAGTCAGGCAGAGTCTGGCCTCTCTGCAACACCATCTGTTTCTGCAAGCCCACAGCATTTTCCTGCTAACCAGGCTGACATGGCTCCTAGTTCTCTACTGGCGAAGATGTCCATCAGCCCGACTCGAAGCCTCGCTCCCCAAACTCAGCCTACTCAAGCTTCAGACTCCCAGACCTCAGACACAGAGTCTGTGGCTATGACAAGTCCAGTTTTGTTGGTCAGACAGATGTCAATTTCTGCGTCCTGCTCAAGCCCTGGCCCTTATCCCACATCTTTCACATCCCACCCTACCCCTGCCTCAGAATCCCACACCTCTGATACTGACTCCGTACACATGATGAGCCCAGTGTCACCTTGTAGGCAGATGTCCATCGACTACCCTGACTTTGACGTTCCCCCTAGTCCCCCAGTGCCAGGCAAGGGTGGCAAGCTCGGCCAG GAAGGAGTGTCAAGCACCATATCCCAGCCTGCAAATGAGTGCAATGCCAACGTTGACCGTGGTACTCAGACCTCTTCTGACCCTCTTCAGGGACCCTTGCACTTTCCAAATGCAGATCTGATCCGTGAGCCCAGAGTGGAAGCCACTACTCATCTCTTCAGCCACCTGCCCTTGCACTCCCAACAGCCCCCACGTTCCCCATACAGCATGGTACCTGTGGGTGGCATCCAGCTTGTTCCTGCCGGTTTGGCTGCTTACTCCACATTTGTACCCATTCAGGCCGGGCCAGTTCAGCTAACCATCCCTGCACTCAGTGTGATCCACAGGCAGACCGGAAGCCCTCTCCCAGCCCCCAACACCTCGCCCCGGCCAGAGGGTTCCCCGACCCAGCCACTGGTAGTTCAGGAACCAGTCAGCAGTGTACTGCCTTGTTTCCCGCTGGGCCAAGTGGCAGGGCTTCAGACACTAGGTGCTCCTCAAACTGCTCTGCAACCTGTGGGTTTGGAGACCTTGAGCGTGGTGGGTTTAGCCAACTCCACCCAGCTGGTGCCTCAACAGAGTCTGCCATTAAATGCCACCCTAGGCGTACAAGTGTTGGCAGCTAGCCCTGCCCCTCAGTGCAGCACTGCTTCCCCAGCACAAATCCCTGGCCTGCAGATCCTCAACATTGCCCTGCCAGCCCTTATACCATCCCTCAGCCCCCTCTCAGCTCTCAGCCCACTTCCAGCAGCCCTGGACAAGCCACGTAGCCCTGAGGGTGTAGCATCTGTACCTCCACCAGCACAGGTTGCAGAATCGCCACCAGCACCTACTTCTTCAGCCAGTCCTCCAACAGCCAATCCAGGAGATGTTCCTACAAATGCAAAGCCATCCACAGAGCCAAAGCAGGTCTCTCAAAACAGCCCTAGCGCTGGATCTAAGGACACAGGGGGTGCTGAGAAGACTACAGCCATGATGGACAAACCGAAAACACCACCACACCCTCTTTCACCCTCCTCCCCCTCATCCTCTAATGAGAGAGGCTGCGAGGTTGCACACAAGGCAAGAGCAGGTGGGGCTAGTGAAGTGAAACTACAGCGACCTGTCTCTAGACAACCAGTGACTGATGACTACAATGAAGCCTCCAGTGATGATGAGGATAGACTTGTCATAGCGACCTGA